In one window of Verrucomicrobiota bacterium DNA:
- a CDS encoding VCBS repeat-containing protein: protein MDLNGDGFGDILSGSYSRNEQPMAGLFQVLWGQKGGTFKRASVLNGTDGKPLIIPSQGEKDVVESICTRPFAVDWNGDAKLDLVVGTFSGSLYLFLGEGGGKFQPASQRITSGRKPLKVPGHHGDPFIVDWDGDGDLDLLSGSDSGGVQWAENTAGKGKTPVLKPFKTVIAANTPVATGEFLDEKDIAAPSSSMRIWVEDVNGDGTLDILVGDNVTLISPAKGVSKEDFAKRQAKWKAAMEDVQRDLGNSSSGSNRAAMERYQKLYQERASFMNEERTGYVWLFVRK, encoded by the coding sequence GTGGACCTCAACGGCGACGGCTTCGGCGACATCCTTTCCGGCTCCTACTCGCGCAACGAACAGCCCATGGCCGGACTGTTCCAAGTGCTTTGGGGACAGAAAGGCGGCACGTTCAAGCGCGCCTCGGTGCTCAACGGCACCGACGGCAAGCCGCTCATCATCCCATCGCAGGGCGAGAAAGACGTGGTCGAGAGCATCTGCACGCGGCCGTTCGCCGTGGACTGGAATGGCGACGCCAAGCTCGACCTCGTGGTCGGCACGTTTTCCGGCAGCTTGTATTTGTTCCTCGGCGAAGGCGGCGGAAAGTTTCAGCCCGCATCGCAACGCATCACGTCCGGCCGCAAACCACTCAAAGTGCCCGGCCACCACGGCGACCCGTTCATCGTGGATTGGGATGGCGACGGCGACCTCGACCTGCTCAGCGGCTCCGACAGCGGAGGCGTGCAGTGGGCCGAAAACACCGCAGGCAAGGGCAAGACGCCGGTCTTGAAGCCATTCAAGACGGTCATCGCCGCGAACACCCCGGTCGCGACCGGCGAGTTTCTGGATGAAAAGGACATCGCCGCGCCATCGTCCTCCATGCGCATCTGGGTCGAGGACGTGAACGGCGACGGAACGCTCGACATTCTCGTCGGCGACAACGTCACGCTGATTTCACCGGCGAAAGGCGTGAGCAAGGAAGACTTCGCCAAGCGCCAAGCGAAGTGGAAGGCAGCCATGGAGGACGTCCAGCGCGACCTCGGCAACTCCAGCTCCGGCTCCAATCGCGCCGCGATGGAACGCTACCAGAAGCTCTATCAGGAGCGCGCTTCCTTCATGAACGAGGAACGCACCGGCTACGTGTGGCTGTTCGTGCGGAAGTGA